The Nocardioides salarius genome includes a region encoding these proteins:
- a CDS encoding lipid-transfer protein, with product MSPADRGVAVAGVGMHPWGKWGRSFVQYGVHAARQALGDAGVPWSDVDLVVGGETVRNGYAGYVAGSTFAQALGWNGARIATSYAACATGAQALDTARARILAGLCEVALVVGADTTPKGFLAPNAGERWDDPDWLRFRLVGMTNPAYFAMYARRRMDLHGATPEDFAQVKVKNSRHGLANPNARYRKEVSVADVLASAVVSDPLHLLDICATSDGAAAVVLVSEDYARRHGLGESVRMSAVSTVTPTFPNTVLDMPLLSTDASGGTEPEHTFKESLATAAYEEAGLGPEDVDVAEVYDLSTALELDWMEDLGLCARGEAESLLRAGETTIGGRIPVNPSGGLACFGEAVPAQALAQVCELTWQLRGQAEGRQVAGARVGITANQGLFGHGSAVVLVR from the coding sequence GTGAGCCCCGCCGACCGGGGGGTCGCCGTCGCCGGGGTGGGCATGCACCCGTGGGGCAAGTGGGGCCGCAGCTTCGTGCAGTACGGCGTGCACGCCGCCCGCCAGGCGCTCGGCGACGCGGGCGTCCCGTGGAGCGACGTCGACCTGGTGGTCGGCGGCGAGACCGTGCGCAACGGCTACGCGGGCTACGTCGCCGGCTCCACCTTCGCCCAGGCGCTGGGCTGGAACGGCGCGCGGATCGCCACGTCGTACGCCGCCTGCGCCACCGGCGCGCAGGCCCTCGACACCGCGCGGGCACGGATCCTCGCCGGGCTGTGCGAGGTGGCGCTGGTCGTGGGCGCCGACACCACGCCCAAGGGATTCCTGGCGCCCAACGCCGGCGAGCGCTGGGACGACCCCGACTGGCTGCGCTTCCGTCTCGTGGGCATGACCAACCCGGCCTACTTCGCGATGTACGCCCGCCGGCGCATGGACCTCCACGGCGCGACGCCCGAGGACTTCGCGCAGGTGAAGGTGAAGAACTCGCGGCACGGGCTGGCCAACCCGAACGCCCGCTACCGCAAGGAGGTCAGCGTGGCCGACGTGCTGGCCAGCGCGGTGGTCAGCGACCCGCTGCACCTGCTCGACATCTGCGCGACCTCCGACGGCGCCGCCGCGGTGGTGCTCGTCTCCGAGGACTACGCCCGTCGGCACGGCCTGGGCGAGAGCGTGCGGATGAGTGCCGTCTCCACGGTCACGCCCACCTTCCCGAACACCGTCCTCGACATGCCGCTGCTGTCCACCGACGCCAGCGGCGGCACCGAGCCGGAGCACACCTTCAAGGAGTCCCTGGCCACGGCGGCCTACGAGGAGGCCGGCCTCGGACCCGAGGACGTCGACGTCGCCGAGGTCTACGACCTCTCGACGGCGCTCGAGCTCGACTGGATGGAGGACCTGGGGCTGTGCGCGCGGGGTGAGGCCGAGTCCCTGCTGCGCGCGGGGGAGACCACGATCGGGGGGCGGATCCCGGTCAACCCGTCGGGCGGCCTGGCCTGCTTCGGCGAGGCCGTGCCCGCCCAGGCCCTCGCCCAGGTCTGCGAGCTCACCTGGCAGCTGCGCGGGCAGGCCGAGGGCCGCCAGGTCGCGGGGGCACGGGTCGGCATCACCGCCAACCAGGGTCTCTTCGGCCACGGCTCCGCGGTGGTCCTGGTCCGCTAG
- a CDS encoding Zn-ribbon domain-containing OB-fold protein, whose translation MSAPAIEGWFTTGPDPTLTGERCTTCATVYFPPTIAAAGYCRHPACEGEEFERVPLSRRGRVWSYTDAQYQPPPPYPAPDPFEPFAIAAVELPEGIVVLGQVARGYGVDDLRVGAEAELVVEPEAVGDALVWKWLPLGSGHVTELGEEADQ comes from the coding sequence ATGTCCGCACCTGCCATCGAGGGGTGGTTCACCACCGGCCCCGACCCCACGCTCACCGGCGAGCGGTGCACCACCTGCGCCACGGTCTACTTCCCGCCGACGATCGCCGCGGCCGGCTACTGCCGCCACCCGGCGTGCGAGGGCGAGGAGTTCGAGCGGGTCCCGCTCTCGCGCCGCGGGCGGGTGTGGTCCTACACCGACGCGCAGTACCAGCCGCCGCCGCCGTACCCCGCCCCCGACCCGTTCGAGCCGTTCGCGATCGCAGCCGTCGAGCTGCCCGAGGGCATCGTCGTGCTCGGCCAGGTCGCCCGCGGCTACGGCGTCGACGACCTGCGCGTGGGCGCCGAGGCCGAGCTCGTCGTCGAGCCCGAGGCCGTGGGTGACGCCCTGGTGTGGAAGTGGCTGCCGCTGGGGTCGGGCCACGTCACCGAGCTGGGCGAGGAGGCCGACCAGTGA